A section of the Oryza sativa Japonica Group chromosome 1, ASM3414082v1 genome encodes:
- the LOC4326771 gene encoding uncharacterized protein, whose translation MAPPLVYLSPTEDGTGASTLMKAAFCGNLGSLKGAMPIKRLEIEKVKAQDAVLAFKNDGIGLLHAAACQGQLNVCKFLVEELGGDVNIAGAQGLTPFMAAAESDDVPTVKYFLDHGGDVTKADVRGCTVLHHAAGTGCCKVTEFLLSKGIPVDIDCGLGTPLLHAANDDKDKTLKILLDHKADPNVIVNNGACSLLMSSLVCRSLKCMKLLIKAGADVNGKGALVSPLMFAASQGCYTNFIKFLLKAGANPNIPDDLGWLPVEHAALRDCREDVERLFPLTSPIPNVPEWSVNGIISHAKVKDIRPMTIDHGPTTVLYTNRSICRLLMGDGEDAQSDGNRSRMMRPNWEKACYRWSAGHMLLKEYKQLWDALMDAQKLDPGSVEIEKEQREYDIQESKDVVESKVGLYDKPTASYGVKPPNVSSVMGKTQVFVKHPHGTLSLQIDTCKDVVFLKEEVEKRMRLDVSGSFFVYQMSTLEAGIPLSSYGIEKDSNIYMCGRLLGGQRFHGSRRVHGRRKFHGRRKFKTLSQFF comes from the exons atggcgccgccgctcgtctACCTCAGCCCCACCGAAGACGGCACCG GTGCGAGCACTCTCATGAAGGCGGCCTTCTGCGGGAACCTGGGAAGCCTCAaag GTGCTATGCCTATAAAGAGACTTGAGATTGAGAAAGTAAAGGCCCAGGATGCAGTCTTAGCTTTTAAAAATGATGGAATCGGGTTGCTGCACGCTGCGGCTTGCCAGGGCCAACTGAATGTTTGCAAGTTCTTGGTGGAGGAATTGGGGGGTGACGTGAATATTGCTGGAGCACAAG GTTTAACACCGTTTATGGCAGCTGCTGAGTCTGATGATGTTCCTACTGTAAAATATTTTCTTGATCATGGTGGTGATGTAACAAAAGCAGATGTTAGAGGATGCACAGTTCTCCACCATGCTGCTGGCACAG GATGCTGTAAGGTAACAGAGTTCTTGCTTTCAAAAGGAATACCTGTTGACATAGACTGTGGCCTTGGAACACCACTCTTGCATGCTGCTAACGATGACAAGGATAAGACACTGAAGATTTTGTTGGATCACAAGGCAGAT CCTAACGTAATTGTCAACAATGGAGCATGTAGTCTCCTGATGAGTTCCCTTGTGTGCCGTTCATTGAAGTGCATGAAGCTACTCATAAAG GCTGGTGCTGATGTTAATGGCAAGGGAGCACTTGTGTCTCCCTTGATGTTTGCTGCATCACAAGGATGCTATACTAACTTCATTAAGTTTCTCCTGAAGGCTGGAGCAAACCCTAATATACCTGATGAT TTGGGTTGGTTGCCTGTGGAGCATGCTGCATTACGTGATTGCAGGGAAGATGTTGAAAGGCTATTTCCATTGACTTCCCCAATTCCAAATGTCCCGGAGTGGAGTGTCAATGGAATAATCTCTCATGCGAAAGTCAAAGATATAAGGCCAATG ACAATAGATCATGGGCCAACCACAGTTCTGTACACAAACAGGAGCATTTGTAGATTGCTCATGGGTGATGGTGAAGATGCTCAATCTGATGGTAACAGATCCCGAATGATGCGGCCTAACTGGGAAAAAGCTTGTTATCGTTGGAGTGCAGGTCACATGCTACTCAAG GAGTACAAACAACTGTGGGATGCTCTCATGGATGCACAAAAATTGGATCCTGGGAGCGTTGAAATTGAGAAGGAACAAAG GGAATATGATATCCAAGAAAGTAAAGAT GTTGTGGAGTCGAAGGTTGGCCTTTATGATAAACCCACTGCATCTTATGGGGTCAAACCTCCAAATGTTTCATCTGTTATGGGAAAAACACAA GTTTTTGTCAAACATCCCCATGGAACGTTATCCCTGCAGATTGATACATGCAAAGATGTGGTCTTCTTAAAAGAAGAGGTAGAGAAAAGGATGAGGCTGGATGTTTCTGGATCCTTCTTCGTGTACCAGATGAGCACGTTAGAAGCAGGAATACCATTATCATCGTATGGTATAGAAAAGgattcaaatatatatatgtgtggtaGGCTTCTCGGTGGACAGAGGTTTCATGGAAGCAGAAGAGTTCATGGTAGAAGAAAGTTCCACGGTCGAAGAAAATTTAAAACACTATCACAATTTTTCTAA
- the LOC4326773 gene encoding uncharacterized protein — translation MRIPTTETETGTGTRSHRRRKGSSDGSRAVHRTDASRRGPTPTKETEIPGRPPKRSSLTLSLDDAGASNPASTWAILNRYGARRDSFRGDDRDRTTSAVSYTSGGDQISVSFELVKPPETSLLTLDWPQGPRPSAGTTSYPYVIAAHDNVVLFQIISPDKYARPSAIDYFVYNANSSSSSNHHPSLTRLPVSYWRRRDTLRPRIMSREGTCILSCSNNSPSFVVAELERRSCQSSETNIYLFASGSDDWRVFRNVPIRHGDGLAHLCWWTTDAVLSYHNRYMIWVDYLVAGMIVAKVAHPGRVDPPEPVLWYVPLPVDPVDGNPYDIDRGRGCPQASRSVCATHHGIKFVNVNQHGGGSSSSSSSSRSFSITLWSWREEDQTWGEDATLDADQLRDLDSENRLPNIQPEFPVVDMENPYAVCFLLNERYHTADPNATTWMIKVHMKKKVLLDCTGYSNKGSPSTARRMSEGLSFISSEMPSYLSRKTIKRQEVDKLGI, via the exons atgcggaTCCCCAcgacggagacggagacggggACGGGGACACGCAGCCACAGGCGGCGCAAGGGATCGTCCGACGGTTCGCGGGCCGTACACCGGACCGACGCATCCCGTCGCGGACCAACGCCGACCAAGGAAACGGAGATTCCCGGGCGGCCGCCGAAGCGATCCTCCTTAACCCTATCGTTGGACGACGCGGGCGCCTCCAATCCAGCCTCAACCTGGGCGATCCTGAATCGGTACGGCGCCCGGAGGGATTCCTTccgcggcgacgaccgcgaccGCACCACGTCGGCGGTCTCCTACACCTCCGGCGGCGACCAGATCTCCGTCTCCTTCGAGCTCGTGAAGCCGCCGGAGACCTCCCTCCTCACCCTCGACTGGCCGCAGGGGCCCCGCCCGTCGGCGGGAACCACATCCTACCCATACGTCATCGCCGCGCACGACAACGTCGTCCTGTTCCAGATCATCTCCCCCGACAAGTACGCTCGCCCTTCCGCCATCGACTACTTCGTCTACAAtgccaacagcagcagcagcagcaaccaccACCCCTCCTTGACGCGGCTGCCCGTCTCCTACTGGAGGAGGAGAGACACCCTTCGCCCGCGCATCATGAGCAGGGAAGGCACATGTATTCTGTCCTGCAGCAACAATTCTCCTTCGTTCGTTGTGGCTGAGCTCGAGAGAAGATCATGCCAATCTTCCGAAACCAACATCTACCTCTTTGCTTCTGGCTCCGATGACTGGAGAGTCTTCAGGAATGTGCCGATCCGCCATGGCGACGGCCTCGCTCACCTGTGCTGGTGGACAACTGATGCAGTGTTGTCGTACCACAATCGCTACATGATCTGGGTGGACTACTTGGTAGCAGGGATGATCGTCGCCAAAGTGGCACATCCAGGAAGGGTTGACCCACCGGAGCCTGTTCTATGGTACGTGCCGCTTCCTGTCGATCCAGTTGATGGGAACCCTTATGACATTGACCGTGGGCGAGGATGCCCTCAAGCCTCCCGTAGTGTGTGTGCCACCCACCATGGCAtcaagttcgtcaatgttaaccaacatggcggcggcagcagcagcagcagcagcagcagcagaagcttcAGCATCACCCTGTGGTCGTGGCGCGAGGAGGATCAAACATGGGGAGAAGATGCAACATTGGATGCTGACCAACTTCGGGACCTCGATTCTGAGAACCGCCTTCCAAATATCCAACCTGAATTCCCCGTTGTTGACATGGAAAACCCTTACGCCGTTTGCTTCTTGTTGAACGAGCGCTACCACACTGCTGACCCCAATGCCACAACGTGGATGATCAAGGTGCACATGAAGAAGAAGGTTCTACTAGATTGTACCGGATATTCCAACAAAGGAAGCCCTTCTACTGCCAGAAGGATGTCTGAGGGGCTCTCCTTCATCTCCAGCGAAATGCCATCTTACCTGTCTAGAAAAACCATCAAAAG GCAGGAGGTTGATAAGCTAGGAATATGA
- the LOC4326774 gene encoding clavaminate synthase-like protein At3g21360 — MVAPAGSFFQEAALPEQRLVEGVAFPAVLVPSAAAAAAGGGLDAFLDAVRSERASTVEPLLRGAGAVLLRGFPARAAADFDRAVDAFGYAELPYVGGAAPRSNVVGRVFTANESPPDQKIPFHHEMAQVPTFPAKLFFFCEVEPKIGGETPIVLSHYVYKRMKEKYPEFVEKLEKDGLIYTRVLGEGDDPSSPIGRGWHSTFLTKDKSIAEERAAKLGMKLEWTEDGVKTIMGPIPAVKWDESRGRKIWFNSMVAAYTGWKDARNDPVRAVTFGDGSPLPADVIAGCGEILEEECVAVPWRQGDILLIDNWAVLHSRRSFEPPRRILASLCK, encoded by the exons ATGGTGGCGCCGGCGGGGAGCTTCTTCCAGGAGGCCGCCCTCCCGGAGCAGCGGCTCGTCGAGGGCGTCGCCTTCCCGGCGGTGCTCgtcccgagcgccgccgccgccgcggccggtggCGGCCTCGACGCGTTCCTGGACGCCGTGCGGTCGGAGAGGGCGTCCACGGTGGAGCCGCTGCTGCGGGGCGCCGGCGCGGTGCTGCTCCGCGGGTTcccggcgcgcgccgcggcggactTCGACCGCGCCGTGGACGCCTTCGGGTACGCGGAGCTCCCctacgtcggcggcgccgccccgcgGAGCAACGTGGTGGGGCGTGTCTTCACCGCCAACGAGTCGCCGCCCGACCAGAAGATCCCCTTCCACCACGAGATGGCGCAG GTTCCGACATTTCCGGCGAAGCTGTTCTTCTTCTGCGAGGTGGAACCGAAGATTGGTGGTGAGACACCGATAGTGTTGAGCCACTACGTTTACAAGAGGATGAAGGAAAAGTATCCAGAATTTGTTGAGAAATTGGAGAAGGATGGGCTGATATACACGAGGGTGTTAGGAGAGGGTGATGATCCGTCTTCTCCTATTGGCCGTGGATGGCACTCTACATTTCTCACCAAAGATAAGAGCATTGCAGAGGAAAG GGCTGCGAAGCTCGGGATGAAGCTGGAATGGACTGAAGACGGGGTGAAGACGATCATGGGCCCGATACCAGCGGTCAAATGGGACGAGAGCAGGGGGAGGAAGATATGGTTCAACAGCATGGTGGCCGCGTACACCGGGTGGAAGGACGCCCGGAACGACCCCGTCAGGGCCGTCACCTTCGGCGACGgctcgccgctgccggccgACGTCATCGCCGGCTGCGGCGAGATCCTGGAGGAGGAGTGCGTCGCCGTCCCGTGGCGGCAGGGCGACATCCTGCTCATCGACAACTGGGCGGTGCTTCACTCCCGGCGATCGTTCGAGCCTCCTCGCCGCATTCTTGCTTCGCTCTGTAAGTAA